CGATGATTGAGGATGAAAATACAGAGAATTCCCTTGTTCTGATCAATCAAGAGATTCTTGAGGATCCAGTGGAAAATGAGGATATGGAAGTAGAGGATTTTGAGGAAGAGGATTGTGTGGAGGATGATTGTGAGGAAGAGGAAGATGTTGAGGAAGTTTTGTTGAACGAAATAATAGTTGACGAAATGGAAGAGGAAGATGATAAGTACGATTCTTATTTTGATGATGATGATAGCGAAGAAGAAATTGAAGTGATCAATCCACAAGAAATTCAAAGGCCGTATATTAAATATAGATATGAAAATTCATAAAGGCCTGTATGGGTCTTTTTTTCTGGGAACTTATCAATTTAATAAATAAGCACTTGTAATTTTATTCATTACAAGTGCTTAGGAGTATTTTTATTTTATCTCTGCAAGTGACTCTATTAATGTTTTAACAAGGATCGTAATATCATTTTGGTCGATATTTAATGGAGGTGCCAATGTTAAGACATTATTGAAACCTGCAACGGTTGCTCCGTTTTTACCGATGATCACACCGCGGTCCTTACAGGCTGCAATAACTTTATTGACAAGTGAAGCGTCTAGCGGCTCTTTTGTCGCTTTATTATTGACTAACTCAATTCCAATTAATAAACCCTTGCCCCGGACATCCCCAACATATGGATGGTCCTGAAGATGGTTCTTTAAGTCATTTAACAACTGTTCCCCCAAATCGCGAGAGCGGTCAAATAACCTTTCCTTTTCCATAATTTCAAGATTTTTCAGTGCTAAAGCACAAGCAGCTGGATTGCCGCCAAAAGTATTTACATGGCGGAAGTAATCGTATTCTTCCGTACCTTTAAAAGCTTCATAGATTTCTTTTCTGACTGCTGTAGCGGAAAGCGGCAGATAGGCACTGGTGATTCCTTTTGCCATGGTAATAATATCGGGTTTAACTCCATAATTCATAAAACCAAATGGCTTGCCAGTCCGGCCGAACCCGCAAATGACCTCATCAACAATCAATAGAGCACCGTGTTTTTCACAGATTTCTTTTGCCGCCTTCATATACCCATCAGGCGGAATTAACACACCGCCGCCGGTGATAATTGGTTCCATGATGAATGCTGCAATCGTTTCACTTAACTCCCATGTCATGGTTTTGTCAAGTTCTTTGACAGCAGGATGCTCCCTCGGATCTGCTACATTCTGATCATCACGGTAGGAATCTGGCGGTGATACATGGATAAAGCCAGGAGCAAGCGGCTCGTATTTATACTTCCGCTGCGCCTGCCCTGTAGCAGCCAAGGCTCCCATGGAATTTCCATGATAAGCGCGATAGCGGGAAATAATTTTATAGCGATTATAATCCCCTTTTTGCTGATGATATTGTCTGACAATCTTAAAGGCTGTTTCATTTGCCTCCGAACCGCTATTGGAGAAAAAGATGACGTATTCATCACCAAGCCATTCATTGAGCTTTTCTGCCAGTTTAATAGCCGGTACATGACTTTGGGAAAGTGGAAAATATGCCATTTCTTTCAATTGCTCATAGGCGGCCTCGGCTAGCTCTGTTCTGCCATATCCGACATTCACACACCAAAGACCTGCCATCGCATCCAAATAACGTTTGCTATCTGCATCCGTCACCCATGAACCCACCGCCTTCTCCGCTACAATCGTTGCATTCGGATTATAAGGCTTCATCGCATGCCATACATATTTATCATCCATCTCTAATAAGGACTCCTTAGGACGGCTCGTTTGAACCATTCCACTTCCCTCCAATTCAAATTGATGTTTTGAGATCTTCCATTTTTCTTATTCAAATCTGGAAGTAATCATTTTTTTACGTGTGTAGAAATTGACCCCGTCTTTGCCATTGACATGAAGGTCACCGTAGAAGGAGTCTTTCCAGCCAGAGAATGGGAAGAAGGCCATTGTAGCCGGAACCCCCACATTAATACCAAGCATACCGGCGTCCGCTTCTTCGCGGAACTGTCTGGCGGCTTTGGCATCGTTTGTATAAATGGTCGCTCCATTGCCATAGCGAGATTTACGAATATGTTCAAGCGCTTCATCTAAGTTCTTTGCACGTAATAGACTTAATACAGGTGCAAATATTTCTTCTTTGGCAATCGTCATTTCAGGTGTGACATGATCGAAAATGGTGGGTCCCATGAAATTGCCTTCAGGAAGGTCATCCATTTCTTTTCGGCCATCTCTGATTAGCGCTGCTCCTTCCGCGACTCCTTTTTCAATATAGCCGATCACTTTTTCCCGGTGCTCCTTACGAATAATAGGTGTTAAAAGGACTTCCTCATCCATTCCGTTTCCAATAATTAGGTCATCCGCTTTTTTCTTTAACGCTTGGACAAATGGCTCGTTATTACCAACAACGACAACGGCACTGCATGCCATACAGCGTTGTCCGGCGCTTCCGAAAGCCGAGCTAATAATATGTTGAGCGGCTTTATCCATATCTGCATCCGGCATCACAATATGATGATTTTTTGCGCCTGACAATGCCTGAACTCGCTTTCCTTCAGCAGCTGCCCGTGTGTATACATATTTGGCAACAGGCTGGGAACCAACAAAGGAAATCGCGGAAATATCTTGATGATCCAGCAGACCGTTAACCACATCATGTGCACCGTGAACAACATTTAATACGCCCTTAGGAGCACCGGCTTCTGTAAATAGTTCTGCCAGACGATTGGCCAAAATCGGAGTACGTTCAGATGGCTTTAAGACAAAGGTATTTCCACAGGCAACAGCAAGCGGGAACATCCAGAGTGGTACCATCATAGGGAAATTAAATGGAGTGATTCCTCCTACAACCCCCAGCGGGAAGCGGAACATTTCCGAATCAATGTCTTCAGCAATTCCTGATAAGCTTTCGCCCATTATTAATGTTGGAGCACCGGCAGCAAATTCGACACATTCAATGCCTCGTTGTACCTCTCCATAGGATTCTTTGTATGCCTTTCCATTTTCCTGAACCACTAGACGAGCCAGTTCTTGATGGTTTTCAGTTAATAGATGGTGGTATTTAAACAAAATTCTCGCTCTTTTCGGAACAGGAACGTTTTTCCACTTTTTAAATGCTTCTTTAGCTGCTTGGACGGCCATATCTACATCAGTTTTCACCGATACCGGCACCTTCGTTAATAATTCATTTGTAGCAGGGTTGATCACATCAAGCGTTTGTGAGCTGCTGGCATTCACCCATTCGCCGTTAATATAATTTTTCAATACAGTTGTTTCATTTTTGGTTACAGTCATTTTGCAGCCTCCTACTTTTTATAAAATCTCTGTTAAACTCATTATCTCGTAATCGAAAAATGGTTTCATTAGACATTCTGTAAAATGGCTTTAGGTAAATTTCCGACAAAATGCAAAAAAAGGTGAAGCTTATCGTGCTTGATTGGCTGCATTTGGCTGTGAGGAAAATAAATACTCATGGACAAGCAGCATAAATTCAATAGCCACCCGTTTTTCGTGCTCCATAAAATCCTCGCCCAGAAGATTTTCAAGCTTTTGCAGACGGTGATAAAGGGTCTGTCTCACGATAAATAGCTTGTTGGAGGTTTCTTGTTTTGAACCATTGCACTCCAAATAAACTTTTAATGTTTCCAAAAGCTTTCCATTGTATTTTTCATCATATTGAATAACCGGGTACAAATATTCAGATGCCAGCTCTTGCAAATCTGTATGTTTGCTCATTTGAAATATTAACCGATATAAATGAAGATCCTCATAGAAATAATAGCCCTGTTTTCTTGTCATTTTTTGTTGAATCCTTACTGTTTCTTTTGCTGTTTGATAGCTTTTATGGATGTTGCATAATGATTCAACAAATTTGCCGGCAGCGATCGTCAGCCGTGTGGCGTTTTGTTTTCTGATAAATTCGGATTCCTGGATCTGTTCAATTGCCTTTTTCATCCGATCCTTCATATTCTTTTTCGCCCGATGATTGATTAGTATCGTAATAATTTCATTTCTTTTTTCCACCGTAAATACGGCAAATCCGGATTGTTCAAATACTGAGCGATATAACAATTTAAAATAAGTGACATCATGGCTTAATTTTTCTTTTAACGTAAACAACTTGGAAATGAGGACAACAGCCTCAGATGTTTTCACTTTTATGCCGTTCTCGATCAAATATTCGTGAATACTTTCTTCTGAATGCTCTCCATCAAGCCAGCCGTGTAGCCATTCAAACGCTTCTGCCCGCTTTTTTTCTTCCACATATAAATCTCGCTGCAGATGCTGTGCTAATGCAGTAGCAGTGCGGTCCAAAATTAATAAATCGAATTCACTGATGGGAATATCCTTTGAATAAATAATGATTTCTGCATATTCCTGTCCGAACAAAAAAATCGGTGATTGCGCGAAATGCTGGCACATGTGATTTTCTACTTGTTTAAGCTCATTTAGAATTAGTGTCTTTTCTTGATGGCTGATATCCGGAACAAACTCATAGTCCTGATTTTTAAAACGGAACAGGATTTGGAGATCGAGTGCCGAGAAAATAAACTGCAGGATATCTTCGTAGCTTTCCATCGTTAATAATCGTTTATTTAAGCTTTGGGAGTAATTCTCTAAATCGGATATCTTTTGGTATTGTTGGTTGATAATGATCGAATGAATGTCCTGAGTAATTTCAACAAACGGGACTTCTTTTTGGAAAATAATAATCGGAAATTGATGCTCATTTGCCATTTCAATTACTTCTTTTGGAATTTTAGATAAATGGGTGCCCATTTCGATACATAATCCAGCCGCTTTATTTTCGATAAATTCAAGTACTGTGGATCTAAATTGTTCATCATGATCCTTCCAGGCGATTCCTGTGGAAAGAATCAATTCATGCCCTTTTAATAGATTTCGAATGGTGGTCGCTTCGACGACATGAACCCATTTCACAAGCCGATGAATCCCATCCTGCCCGGCTACAATTTTGGCCTGTTCAAAATGCCTTCGCTGTAAAATATCAGAAACCGTTAATTGAAAATGTTCCTTCATCGTATGCACTCCTTCTAATGAGCGGAAAGAGGATTGGCTTTTATACCAATCCTCATTGTTATTATTAGATGCTCGCTTGGTTCTGCTTTGCTAAAATACTCGAAAAATACTTTCTTGCATTGGCTGTTCCAAAATGAAGTGTTTCTGTGAGATTCTTATTAGGATGGAAAAACTCAACTGTAGCACCATTTAAATGCTCTCTGACAGCACTAATCCGATAACCCTTTTGGATGAGAAAATCAATTTTGTCTCTTTCCTCAAGAAACTCTTTATATTCAGACATTATTCCACCTCACTTTAATAATTCCTGCTACATTAAGAAAATATTTGAGTTTAAATGGATAAGGTCTCATTTTGATTGATGGGAGCATTTAAGCTGTATTTTGCCCGCTTTAAATATTGGCCTGATCCAGGTTTGCCGACAAACTGTTTGTCGCGAATGACATATTCCCCGCGAACGAGTACTGAAACAGGTTCACCAGTTACTTTCATTCCCTCAAAAGCATTGTAATCTACGGCCATGTGATGGGTTTCTGCTGAAATAACCCTTTCGATATTTGGATCAAAAATGACCAGGTCTGCATCAGCTCCAATCGCAATTGTACCCTTTTTCGGGAAAAGACCAAACAGCTTAGCCACTCTTGTAGAGGTCAGGTCAACAAATTGATTTAAGCTGATCCGCCCTTTTTTCACACCCTCTGAGAATAAAATCGTCAGGCGGTCTTCAATCATTGGACCACCGTTCGGGATTTTCGTAAAGTCGTCACGGCCAAGGTCTTTTTGCCCTTTAAAATCAAATGAGCATTGATCGGACCCGAATGTTTGGAGTTCTCCGCTTTTCAAAGCATTCCAAAGTACGTTCTGGTTCCATTTCTCTCTAAGCGGCGGTGACCAAACATATTTCGCTCCTTCAAAATTTGGTCTTTCCAAGTAGGATTGGTCAAGAACAAGATACTGCGGACATGTCTCGCCCCACACATTAAAGCCTTTCTTTCTGGCATCTGCAATCTGCTGGACTGCATCAGCGCACGAGACATGGACTACATATAATTGGGAGTTCGCTAGGCCTGCCATTCTCGCTGCACGGCCAGTTGCTTCTCCTTCCAATTCCGGAGGTCTCGTTAAGGCATGATAGATGGGAGCAGTATTTCCTTCATCAAGTGCCTTTTTCGTTAAATAATCGATCACATCGCCATTTTCTGCGTGAACCAGGACCAGTGCCCCATGTTTTTTTGCGGTGACAAGTGTTTTAAATAGGGTTTCGTCGTCTGCTTGGAAGACATTTTTATATGCCATGAAGACCTTAAATGAAGTGATTCCTTCGTCATTGATTACCTCAGGAAGTTCGTTTAAAACCTTTTCATTTATTTCAGAGATCATTAAGTGGAAGCTGTAGTCGATCACAGCTTTATCCTTTGATTTTTCATGCCAAGTTTGGATGGCGTTCTTT
Above is a genomic segment from Neobacillus endophyticus containing:
- a CDS encoding PucR family transcriptional regulator, whose amino-acid sequence is MKEHFQLTVSDILQRRHFEQAKIVAGQDGIHRLVKWVHVVEATTIRNLLKGHELILSTGIAWKDHDEQFRSTVLEFIENKAAGLCIEMGTHLSKIPKEVIEMANEHQFPIIIFQKEVPFVEITQDIHSIIINQQYQKISDLENYSQSLNKRLLTMESYEDILQFIFSALDLQILFRFKNQDYEFVPDISHQEKTLILNELKQVENHMCQHFAQSPIFLFGQEYAEIIIYSKDIPISEFDLLILDRTATALAQHLQRDLYVEEKKRAEAFEWLHGWLDGEHSEESIHEYLIENGIKVKTSEAVVLISKLFTLKEKLSHDVTYFKLLYRSVFEQSGFAVFTVEKRNEIITILINHRAKKNMKDRMKKAIEQIQESEFIRKQNATRLTIAAGKFVESLCNIHKSYQTAKETVRIQQKMTRKQGYYFYEDLHLYRLIFQMSKHTDLQELASEYLYPVIQYDEKYNGKLLETLKVYLECNGSKQETSNKLFIVRQTLYHRLQKLENLLGEDFMEHEKRVAIEFMLLVHEYLFSSQPNAANQAR
- a CDS encoding CoA-acylating methylmalonate-semialdehyde dehydrogenase; amino-acid sequence: MTVTKNETTVLKNYINGEWVNASSSQTLDVINPATNELLTKVPVSVKTDVDMAVQAAKEAFKKWKNVPVPKRARILFKYHHLLTENHQELARLVVQENGKAYKESYGEVQRGIECVEFAAGAPTLIMGESLSGIAEDIDSEMFRFPLGVVGGITPFNFPMMVPLWMFPLAVACGNTFVLKPSERTPILANRLAELFTEAGAPKGVLNVVHGAHDVVNGLLDHQDISAISFVGSQPVAKYVYTRAAAEGKRVQALSGAKNHHIVMPDADMDKAAQHIISSAFGSAGQRCMACSAVVVVGNNEPFVQALKKKADDLIIGNGMDEEVLLTPIIRKEHREKVIGYIEKGVAEGAALIRDGRKEMDDLPEGNFMGPTIFDHVTPEMTIAKEEIFAPVLSLLRAKNLDEALEHIRKSRYGNGATIYTNDAKAARQFREEADAGMLGINVGVPATMAFFPFSGWKDSFYGDLHVNGKDGVNFYTRKKMITSRFE
- a CDS encoding aspartate aminotransferase family protein, coding for MVQTSRPKESLLEMDDKYVWHAMKPYNPNATIVAEKAVGSWVTDADSKRYLDAMAGLWCVNVGYGRTELAEAAYEQLKEMAYFPLSQSHVPAIKLAEKLNEWLGDEYVIFFSNSGSEANETAFKIVRQYHQQKGDYNRYKIISRYRAYHGNSMGALAATGQAQRKYKYEPLAPGFIHVSPPDSYRDDQNVADPREHPAVKELDKTMTWELSETIAAFIMEPIITGGGVLIPPDGYMKAAKEICEKHGALLIVDEVICGFGRTGKPFGFMNYGVKPDIITMAKGITSAYLPLSATAVRKEIYEAFKGTEEYDYFRHVNTFGGNPAACALALKNLEIMEKERLFDRSRDLGEQLLNDLKNHLQDHPYVGDVRGKGLLIGIELVNNKATKEPLDASLVNKVIAACKDRGVIIGKNGATVAGFNNVLTLAPPLNIDQNDITILVKTLIESLAEIK
- the hydA gene encoding dihydropyrimidinase — its product is MKKIIKNGTIVTAADTYQAEILIEDGKITQIGSNLTAIGAEVIDAKGCLVFPGGIDPHTHLDMPFGGTVTKDDFESGTIAAAFGGTTSIIDFCLTNKGEPLKNAIQTWHEKSKDKAVIDYSFHLMISEINEKVLNELPEVINDEGITSFKVFMAYKNVFQADDETLFKTLVTAKKHGALVLVHAENGDVIDYLTKKALDEGNTAPIYHALTRPPELEGEATGRAARMAGLANSQLYVVHVSCADAVQQIADARKKGFNVWGETCPQYLVLDQSYLERPNFEGAKYVWSPPLREKWNQNVLWNALKSGELQTFGSDQCSFDFKGQKDLGRDDFTKIPNGGPMIEDRLTILFSEGVKKGRISLNQFVDLTSTRVAKLFGLFPKKGTIAIGADADLVIFDPNIERVISAETHHMAVDYNAFEGMKVTGEPVSVLVRGEYVIRDKQFVGKPGSGQYLKRAKYSLNAPINQNETLSI